One window from the genome of Halobellus ruber encodes:
- a CDS encoding zinc-binding dehydrogenase, whose protein sequence is MKAVQFTAHGDRDVIEYSEVPMPEPGRDEALVDVKAAALNHLDVWTRRGLPGIDLELPHTPGSDMAGIVEAVGEDVGRFEPGDRVALLAGVAGDGGDRTAPRRDDPTLSPGFHIIGEHTPGVHAEYAAVPASNLVPVPEGVEWEVAGSAALVFGTAWRMVTDRADVDPGERVVVHGASGGVGHAAVQIAAHAGCEVIATASSDAKLDHAAACGADHGINYEEQSFADAVYDLTDGRGVDVVVDHVGEATYEGSLKCLRKGGRLVTCGATTGGNPDADLRRIFWNQLSVIGSTMATPEQAERVLERVWDGTFAPRIRERLPMSETARAHELIEDREGFGKVVVIPDSEF, encoded by the coding sequence ATGAAAGCCGTCCAGTTCACCGCACACGGCGACCGCGACGTCATCGAGTACTCCGAGGTCCCGATGCCGGAGCCCGGCCGCGACGAGGCGCTCGTGGACGTGAAGGCCGCCGCGTTGAACCACCTCGACGTGTGGACCCGGCGGGGGCTCCCGGGGATCGACCTCGAACTCCCACACACGCCCGGCAGCGATATGGCCGGGATCGTGGAGGCCGTCGGCGAGGACGTGGGCCGGTTCGAGCCAGGCGATCGCGTCGCGCTGTTGGCGGGTGTCGCCGGCGACGGTGGCGACCGCACCGCCCCCCGGCGCGACGACCCGACGCTCTCCCCGGGGTTCCACATCATCGGCGAGCACACGCCGGGGGTCCACGCCGAGTACGCCGCGGTCCCGGCGTCGAACCTCGTTCCCGTTCCCGAGGGCGTCGAGTGGGAGGTCGCCGGCTCGGCCGCCCTGGTGTTCGGGACCGCCTGGCGGATGGTGACCGACCGGGCCGACGTCGACCCCGGCGAGCGAGTCGTAGTCCACGGCGCCTCCGGCGGCGTCGGCCACGCGGCGGTCCAGATCGCCGCCCACGCGGGGTGTGAGGTGATCGCCACCGCCTCCTCGGACGCGAAACTCGACCACGCGGCCGCGTGCGGCGCGGATCACGGCATCAACTACGAGGAGCAGTCGTTCGCCGACGCCGTCTACGACCTGACCGACGGCCGCGGCGTCGACGTCGTCGTCGACCACGTCGGCGAGGCCACCTACGAGGGGTCGCTGAAGTGTCTCCGGAAGGGCGGCCGGCTGGTCACCTGCGGCGCGACCACCGGCGGCAACCCCGACGCCGACCTCCGGCGGATCTTCTGGAACCAGCTGTCGGTGATCGGCTCGACGATGGCGACCCCCGAACAGGCCGAGCGCGTCTTAGAACGCGTCTGGGACGGCACCTTCGCGCCGCGGATCCGCGAGCGGCTCCCGATGAGCGAGACCGCGCGGGCCCACGAACTGATCGAGGACCGTGAGGGCTTTGGCAAGGTGGTCGTAATCCCCGACAGTGAGTTCTGA
- a CDS encoding DUF5802 family protein yields MFETFSTGYYLGRLYVEPSDRDVPAIRREDHERVNERLYGDEGLFRVDAPLVMKLDTGHIPVLGDEDVPSGTLAVPDDIDDRDLPAERDVLLAKSERAAELLKYSGYRFGDDGAVT; encoded by the coding sequence ATGTTCGAGACGTTCTCCACGGGCTACTACCTCGGGCGGCTCTACGTCGAGCCGTCGGACCGCGACGTGCCCGCGATCCGGCGCGAGGACCACGAGCGCGTGAACGAGCGGCTCTACGGGGACGAGGGGCTGTTCCGCGTCGACGCGCCGCTCGTCATGAAACTCGACACCGGCCACATCCCCGTCCTGGGTGACGAGGACGTGCCGTCCGGCACGCTCGCGGTCCCGGACGACATCGACGACCGGGACCTCCCGGCCGAGCGCGACGTTCTCCTCGCGAAGTCCGAACGGGCCGCCGAACTCCTGAAGTACTCCGGCTACCGCTTCGGCGACGACGGCGCGGTGACGTAA
- a CDS encoding Vms1/Ankzf1 family peptidyl-tRNA hydrolase — translation MLDQLLGRAELKDRIEELEEENRHLERRTEAEEERRSEAARKRQEAEAEVNRLEDKVEGLEERIDRLSGTDDVEVSFRGTEILRDDRRDEVLARLASVSTDAEGALTAMVRDDVPDAVRDVLGERSALVRRAAPCLVCVDDAGLIAAALAPPTPPAPFVEWGGGFRIDRSWFAPVDPTWVALVRSDRFALGVYDGETVTPVDDIESDVQASHSKGGFSQARFERRRDQQIDEHLQRAREALEAHLGSDASESGAGDGDPTPPADADVVVLGEGTVLGRFTDLADRTATVDATGEPADALRSAVRDFWAVRLSLL, via the coding sequence ATGCTCGATCAACTCCTCGGCCGGGCCGAACTCAAAGACCGGATCGAGGAACTCGAAGAGGAGAACCGCCACCTCGAACGCCGCACGGAGGCCGAGGAGGAACGGCGCTCGGAGGCCGCACGGAAGCGCCAGGAGGCGGAGGCCGAGGTCAACCGGCTGGAGGACAAGGTTGAGGGGCTCGAAGAGCGGATCGACCGCCTCTCGGGGACCGACGACGTCGAGGTGTCGTTCCGCGGGACCGAGATCCTCCGCGACGACCGCCGCGACGAGGTCCTCGCGCGGCTCGCGTCGGTGTCGACCGACGCCGAGGGCGCCCTGACCGCGATGGTCCGCGACGACGTCCCCGACGCCGTCCGCGACGTTCTCGGGGAGCGGTCGGCGCTGGTCCGGCGGGCGGCCCCGTGTCTGGTCTGCGTCGACGACGCGGGCCTGATCGCGGCCGCGCTCGCCCCGCCGACCCCGCCCGCGCCGTTCGTCGAGTGGGGCGGGGGCTTCCGGATCGATCGTTCGTGGTTCGCCCCGGTCGATCCGACGTGGGTCGCCCTGGTGCGGTCGGACCGCTTCGCGCTCGGCGTCTACGACGGCGAGACAGTGACCCCGGTCGACGACATCGAGTCCGACGTGCAGGCCTCCCACTCGAAGGGCGGGTTCTCCCAGGCCCGGTTCGAGCGCCGGCGCGACCAGCAGATCGACGAGCACCTCCAACGCGCCCGCGAGGCCCTCGAAGCCCACCTCGGGAGTGACGCCAGCGAGTCGGGAGCCGGCGACGGCGACCCGACGCCCCCGGCCGACGCCGACGTCGTCGTGCTGGGCGAGGGGACCGTACTGGGGCGGTTCACCGACCTCGCGGATCGGACCGCGACCGTGGATGCGACGGGCGAGCCGGCGGACGCGCTCCGGAGTGCGGTCCGGGACTTCTGGGCCGTCCGACTGTCGCTTCTGTGA